In Helicobacter anatolicus, the sequence GGTGGTGAGTGATGAAAATTTTAATCCTAGCAATGGTGTTATTTTTTAGTGCTTGTACTAATAAATTTTATGAAATGAAAAAAAGCCCATGTGCGTGCAAAATAGAACATTTTGAGAGAGTTTGAAATGGATTTGCAGGCATTTAAAGAAAAAATCAAACTTCAAGCAGAGCAAGAAGAGAATTTGCAAAAAGAAAAATTAGACATTATTGCAAAAAATGCAAATAAGGGCATTTTTAAGACCAAGCCACGCTTAAATTCTCTTTTTGAAGATGTCAATAATGCAAATTACCTCTTATTAATCAAAGAAAAGATTTTTGATTTTTCTGTATATGGCTTTTTAATTTCAATGGTATTAAACATTCTTTTTGTGTTTATTATTTTTTTTGTCATGCTCCCCTTGAAGACAAAAGAGCCTTATTTGGTTACCTTTGTCAATGATACTAATAATTTTGGCATTGTGCAAAAAGCAGATTCTACAATTTCTGCAAATGAGGCATTAAGAAGAAAATTAATTGGAGCTTATATTTTTAATCGCGAGATTATTAATAAAATTGATGATCATTTCAGAATGGAAGAAGTCAGGCTTCAATCAAGTAATGCAGTTTGGAGACAACTTGAAAACATTGTTGCAGACCAAAAAAGTATTTACACAAACCCAGCCATTACAAGACAGGTAAAAATTGTCAATATCTCATTAAAAAATAATACTTATGCCACTGCGGATGTGGAAATTACGCTTTTTGCGGATTCTAAAATCAAATCCATTAAAAGATATACAATTTCATTAATTTATGAGTTTGAAAAAATTGAGATTGATTTTGCTTCCTTGCCAAAAAATCCCACAGGTTTTATTGTAAAGCGTTATTCTATAACCGAAAGAGAAACCTTAAAAGAGCTTGATGTAGAAAATAGGGTTGAAAGAAAGGAGCTTATCTCTAAAATTAAAAGAGTAACAAAAGATGAGGAGAAGGTGTTAGAAGATGCCTATTTGTATCAGGATGAAAAGCAAAAAGAAAAAGAAGAGGAAAATCTAAATCAAGAAGGGGGAGAATAATGAAAAAAATCGCATTTTTTGTTTTTTCTAGCATTTTTTTATTAGCACAAACTCCAGAAAAAAGCCCATTTATAGATGAAGAAATCAAAGCAGAGCAAAATCCTTTTAAAGAGGAGCAGATGGAGCAAATAGAAGAAAAGATGGAGAATCCATTGATCTTTCTTGATGCAATACAAGGGTCTTTTTTTAATTCTCATGAAAAAATGAAGAATTCTTTATTTATCCAATATAAAAAAGGAGAAATCTATAAAATCCGCACGAGATATGCAATGGTAACAAGCATTAATTTTCAAAATGATTATTTGGTTAAATTTGTTAATGGAGATAGTATTGGTTTTGAAATCAAAGCAATTAAAGATGAATTTGATAATATTAAAACTCTTATTATAAAACCGCAAAAAATCGGCATTGATACAAATTTAATTGCTTTTGGCAAAAGCGGACAGATTTATTCTTTTTATCTTTTTTCTACGCATTTTACAAATTCAAAAAACCCAACACTTGTGGTTTTTGTAGAGAATATGGATAGTAAAAAAATCAATGAAAAACAAAAAAAGCTTGAAATGTTGAAAGAAAAAAATAAGAAGTTAAAGCAAAAAGAAAAAGAAGAAAAAAGCATAGATTATACCGCTTTTGAAAGGGAGGATGAAAATTTTATTAGCATTGGAGATAGTGTCAATAAAATCCATATAGAAAAAAGCAAAATTCAAGAAGGATTTTATCAAAAAGCAAGAAGTTACCGCACTTGGTGGAGTTTTTGGATTTATAAAAAAGAAAGTAAGGAGGCAAAAGCCCTTAAGGCATTGCGTATTTTTAAAGACAAGGATTACACTTATTTTAAATACGATAGAGCAGACAATGCTTCAAAATTTCCAGTAATTTATAAAGTTGTAGATGGCTATGACCATCCTATAAATACTAAAATTGTTGGAAATTACATCATTGCAGAGGATGTGGGTGATAAATTTACCCTAAGGATTGGAAAAGAATATGTTTGTGTGAGGTTTAGAGAATGAAAGCACTTTTTTCTCAACACAAATTTAAGATTTTATTTTTTTCTAGCATTTTTTTTGCTGTGTTTTCGGTTGTATTAATCTTGGGGAGGGATTCTAAGACAGAAGAAGAGGATTTAGAGTTTTTTTCTAAATTTCCTTTGAATGATTATTTATATCAAAATCAAGAAGAGTTAAAAAAAGAGGAGCAAAAAGAAAATGAAGAAAAAGAAGAGAATTCTTTTAAGCAAGTCAGTCAAGATTTAAAAAAGGCTAATGAGCAAATCAATGCTCTAGAAAAAGAGCTAAAAAAGAAAAAACAAGAAGAGCTATTACAAGAAATACAAGCGAATGAAAATTTAAACAAACTATTAAAAGATGAATACTACATTGATGAGAATGGTAATTTAGTGGATTCTCAAGGGAAAATTATTAAAACAAAAGAAGAATTAGAAAGAGAGATTAAAAAGCAAAGAGAGCGAAAAAACCAGCAAATCCTCATATTTCAAAATAATAACAAACAATTTGAATTAAATCATGCCTC encodes:
- a CDS encoding VirB8/TrbF family protein; this translates as MREFEMDLQAFKEKIKLQAEQEENLQKEKLDIIAKNANKGIFKTKPRLNSLFEDVNNANYLLLIKEKIFDFSVYGFLISMVLNILFVFIIFFVMLPLKTKEPYLVTFVNDTNNFGIVQKADSTISANEALRRKLIGAYIFNREIINKIDDHFRMEEVRLQSSNAVWRQLENIVADQKSIYTNPAITRQVKIVNISLKNNTYATADVEITLFADSKIKSIKRYTISLIYEFEKIEIDFASLPKNPTGFIVKRYSITERETLKELDVENRVERKELISKIKRVTKDEEKVLEDAYLYQDEKQKEKEEENLNQEGGE
- a CDS encoding TrbG/VirB9 family P-type conjugative transfer protein gives rise to the protein MKKIAFFVFSSIFLLAQTPEKSPFIDEEIKAEQNPFKEEQMEQIEEKMENPLIFLDAIQGSFFNSHEKMKNSLFIQYKKGEIYKIRTRYAMVTSINFQNDYLVKFVNGDSIGFEIKAIKDEFDNIKTLIIKPQKIGIDTNLIAFGKSGQIYSFYLFSTHFTNSKNPTLVVFVENMDSKKINEKQKKLEMLKEKNKKLKQKEKEEKSIDYTAFEREDENFISIGDSVNKIHIEKSKIQEGFYQKARSYRTWWSFWIYKKESKEAKALKALRIFKDKDYTYFKYDRADNASKFPVIYKVVDGYDHPINTKIVGNYIIAEDVGDKFTLRIGKEYVCVRFRE